AGCCTGTTCAtcctgaaacaaacaaaattcaaaACAAGTCGATTCTTGAAATTTATAAAACCCAGTGCGTATAATCATTATAAATTACTCTGGTCTATGCACTGGTCTATTTACTTTGCCTTGCTAACTTTGCTACTAATAATCAGATCACTGTCACATTTGCCCTGTAATTGTCTTTAATTGTTTTACTTATTTTAGTTTAATATCTTATCATTGCTTTTTACTTTCTATTTATCTGTACTTATTTCTGTCCTTTCATATCAATAATGTCACCCTGATTAAGGAGTGTCCCATCGGTGCCTGGTGTTAACGTGCTAAAAGTCCTTTCTCAGGTTTAGATGTTGCTGACAGATAGTTTATGACTAAAAGCGGGCGTGTTAACAGTCCACAGTATTACATCACCCTACCTGCATTGCTTGGATATTTATCACTCCAAACAAGGGCTCCTCAGCGCCGCTTGAAGCTTCCCTGTTAACCAAAATATAAAGTTATATTGGTGGGAAATAAtgttaaatatataacagcgattgagaaaagaaaagcacgcacgcctcctcttcctcttggtCTGTAGTAAACAGGTTGATCCGAAAGCCAGTTTCAGTTTTGGGCGTGTCGTCGGCTTTCATGCTGCCCATTAGACGAGCCAGCAGGTTCAGCTCCTCCTTGGCCAGCAGGTTGGGAGTGTCATCcgtctgcagcaggatggtggaGGTGTACAGGAAGGTTATGCATGATACATATTGTGAGATGACTGAGAGAATTACGCAGTGATGGAAAAGGTATCCAGCTCCTAGTAGCGATACCACAATTAAATACtcaattacaagtaaaagtgtTGTGATTGGGGCCGGCTGGAagtgagtttttgttttctagttcctttttgtgttttccacGTTTAGTTTCTCTGTTGGCCCTGCCTCtttctgtgtttcctgtgttttcccccttCCCCTCCTGCCTACTGCTGCCAGCTgactacacacacctgtttgACATTCCATCATCACCTCTCTCCCGCCGCGCACACCTGCCAGCCATCTACAATCAAGCTCAGTACAGTAGATTCACTCACCTTCATCTTCACTCATCTTCGCTTGATCGTTGTCTCAGCCACCCTGCCATCATCTCCGTACCTCGTTTGTTATCTCCAGTCAGCTGGCTTCCCCACTGTTACATCCTGCCTCCGCTCCCACTTCCACCCTGCCCTCCTTCGACTCCTTTGTTCTCCAGACTTCTGTGCCTCCTCCTCGGCTCCCTTGGCCTTGGTTCCCCTGCGCTCCCCGAGCTCACTTGCCATCCTACCTGCCCTCGCCATCCCACTGCAGCCCTCCAGTCCCACATTATCCTATCTCTGCCCTCACCCTCCAGTCCTCTattccctaaccctaaccctgcgCTCCCCGAGCCCACGTGCCATCCTACCTCTGCCCTTGCCATCCTACTGCAGCCTGGACTGCAGTAGGCCTCCTGGAGGCCTCCAGTCCCATACCATCCAATCTGTTCCCTTGCTCTCCCATTCTAGTCCTCTATTCTTGTTTACttacacctgtgtttttcctgCTCGTAGGGCTATTACCTTGACAGAATGAGCCTTGGATGTGTGGGTCTCCTCTGGATGATTTATGGTGTACCTTTTTaattcatgaaaaacaaaacagctctGTCATCTTTTAATCCACATACATCATATTACCCGCTAAAGTATATATGCGGTGTAGTAGCATACAGTTTATACTTACATGTTCATGCCCAGTCTGATGACTCTGTCTCCGTGCAGGTCAAAACATCCCTTTCTGATGGGGCTGGTGTAACTTCCTCCTGTGGGGAATTCACTTCGTCTCACTTCTCTGCCCTTTCTGTCAAATGTCCTGTGGAAACAAGAAGCAGATGATAACACTCTGGAATATTGAGAGATTTCTTATAAGCAGTTTGAAATTTAGACATGTCTGCTTGTTAGTGATGCCTTTACAGTTATACAAAGTTATACAAGTTATACAAATTGCATACACAGCCACGTCTGGTGCCAATAATGGAGGTCAAGTGTTAAATTGTCTGTAAATGATGTCCAACACTCAGGCTAGAAAAATGATTGGTGTATAAAACTAAAGTCGATTTATATTAGTTGTGAAACCCCTTGCGCATGCAAGGTTATGGACAGTTACTCTGAGTAAATGGCTATTTTTGCTAGTATCTAAATCAAAGAAATTGCTTTCTAGTTGCTTGctcataaaaagaaatatacattcgataaatttgaaaaataaacaattttttagaaattaaatataaatattacatatatatacagccACATTGGTGCTTTGAACTAAATGTtgaatgttagcatgctaatatagAACGTTTTGTTCATCTTCTAAACTACATGGGTAGTTTAACTTAAACGTTTTATAAATCTAACAAAAATCTAAATCCATaatggtgctttgagctaaatgtgAACATTGGCATACTAGCacgctcacaatgacaatgataACAAGCGGATGTATACCCGGTATAATGTTTACTGTGTTCACTGTGTAGTTTAGTGttctaacatgctaacatttgctaacaGGCAACAAACCCTTTTTGGTTAATGAATGAAAAGTTAGGGACTCATCAAAGTtgttacaattcatcctgagaaGGGCATTCATGTCTGGACCAAATTATGTTCCAATCCATCTTGTAGTTCTGGAAATATTTTACTTGTTAATTGAATACTTTGGCCTGGTGGAGCGTGATAAACAGTCAgaagatcaccaaagttatcGGGATTGTCATCTGCCTACCTAATAAGCCCTGGAACATCCATCCCATAAGGCACTGGGCCTGATGTCGACAGGACAAAACGTCCATTGGGATTTTGGAGTTGATTTTTGAGGAAAAGTGACACCTAAGAGAAGGAAATACaactataaataatatttgCATCTACGCTGTCTGGAGGGATGAATTTAAAAAGAAGCAGACGACTCACGCGAACATGCATGTCTTGAAAAAATATGAGCAGTGTTTGTCTTAAAAGCTGGAATTCACCCTCTGGTAGAGATGAGTATATCTAAAAGAGAAAAGATTGGTCACACAGGATACAGGTgatgaaaactgacagctggaATCCAGTAAACAGTATGTAGTAACATATTGTACAGACTAAACCACTGTATCCTGGGATAACGTGATAAAAGCATTCAGTAACAGAATATGTTAATTTATGGTTGATTTTAAATAACATCTCTCAATGTACCTCAATGATCTTCCTATGTGTCTCATCCACTTTGTTCCCCACCACAGGAGTGTCTTTTACAAATTCCCTGATGGTATCTATGTGATTGTAAGTGATGAGCAGCAAGTCTTTAGGCCGTGGACAAAGCAAGACCTGATATTTGAATGCCATGACCATCAGCTCGTAAAGCtgcatgggggggggagggaataGAAAGAAGGTATAAACTTTAAGGATATGCCACCCCTGCAATtaaacaatgttgttttcttccaCACTACAATTTTTGGtatcactttatttgaaggggtgTTTATAACATCTGTCATGGACATCAATATCAAGTTCTCATAACACAGAGATTGTTGTCTTAAAGTCAAGTTGTCATAACAAAGACATCTTGGACAATActaactttgcattaaaagtgtcaatTTACAGAAAGACACTTCATGCTAACAGTCACGAATGCTCAAAATGTCTccttcatgttcatgacagGAGCCATGTCATAATGATAACAGCGTCATGTCTTATGCACACCTCTTCAAATAAAGTGGTATAccaattttttcaacatctttttCAAATTGCAACAAGTATAAAAGCTGTAGACTTAAGATTTGGACTTGAGATACAAAAATGAACCTTTGAGAGTTGACTTTTTTTGAGGCTTCACTCTCTTTTAAACTTGAATTGACCTATAAACAGTTTAAACCATTAAAGCCTTAAGATTTGATGGTAAAATCCTGGAAAATAAGACAGGGCGGCCTTGCATGCACATACCTTCAATATAGGCTAGTGTACAATTATTCGTCATGGATGGAAAGAACTTGGTTTTAGATATGTATAAAACACTATTACCAcaactttaaaagaaaacaaatatggTTTTAAAACATCTATTTCTACCATCATTTACATACCCTGTCCATGCTGGCCGGGTTCAGCCTCATGATGGAGGCATGCGCTAACCGAGTTAGCACTGTTTTCATGGTCCTGTGAGAATATAGCTGCTGAGGTTTGAGAAGTTCATCCATAAAGGTTTTACCAAACATGGTCCCAACAATGTCATTCATAACTATAAGTGGGtatgagacagaaacagaaaggtGGTTAATCCTGCTTAGAATATGCTATTTTAGGTCATGGAaggaagtcttttttttatgttaatgcaACTCTAATGCATTGTTACTAAAGCTGGTTGTCCTCATTGGAATACTGCTTTACAAAAGCAGAGAACAGTAATACAGAAGTAAAAGGGGGAAAAAtggtttaatgttaaaataagaaCTCAAAAATGCAGGTCCTGCACTCTGCCGCCGGTCTTGAGACCAGATGCAATATTAAAGTGATGTACACAGTGTATCAACAATTATAATCCAATAATAGAGACTAGTATACATTATTCTAAAAGGGCCCATTCTTCATGAGTACTTTCCCATTTAGTACTTTAAGTATAGGCTatattttaacacttttgtacttttactaaataaaaattaaaatgcatgaCTGTCAGTTACACCATAGTATTTCTACAGTGTTTCCAACCTGTGATATTGCTACTTTAAGTATAACATGTaggtacttcttccaccactgctacaGGGGCACAAGGAGCTAACTAAACAACAATGTGCTAAAATATGGATAcctctttttctgtcattttctgacCAAACTCCTGCATCCGTGTCAGTTTTCCCaagtaagaaaagaaagaaaatacacttGTGATTTGGTGTTGTGCTTTAAAGATATGAGCTGCACATGTTCAGTTTATAATCTGACAGCTACAGCTTGTCAGGAGGAGGGATGACTGGGTgctaaacacatacagtacagcctGTGAGTTCTCTAGCTACCTCTACCTTTCTCTGAATTGTCGTCAGATGTGTTGAGAGCGTGTAGGCGTTGGTCCAGTATGTAAAGCATCTCTCCACCAAGATTAATTAAAACCAGGGGCAAAGTTCTCTCAGACATCTTGCAAGACAAAGAAGGGATTAAGTCGTAGGCAAAAACTGGTGCAGAAGTAGGCGTTAGAAGCAGCTAATCCCCTTTTTAGATCGGAAACACTCTTCTTGTTTAAAAGGCATTATCAGATTGTTCCCGTTGGTGGATAGCCACTGGTAACAAATTGCCCATGTTAAGTCTTATCTGGTCATGCTTCTCAAGATAACCTTTCACACTAAGATACAACAGGTGGTGAGGAAGAGGATTAGCAGACACAAGCTTATTGGTCAGGATGCGGATGACGTCAGAGCACAGCACAACCAACCAAAATGGCTTTGTGTGTACGTGTATTCAACCTCTTGGAAAAGACTGTTTCATCTACTGTATATCACAGGAGTGTGCGCTTGTAAAGGCTTGTTAACAATAATTTAAAGTACAATGCAAACATAAAAGTAAGGCCTGAGAAACCAATGTATGACATtccatttttttatatacatttatattaaaaaaatataaatacaattaaattaaaaaaattatacattttaataaacacTACATGGACAAGGACATGAGGTAAACTGAACAACGTGTGTTTGTTAAACCTCTCATTCCAAGTACCATAAGTGTTAATTTGCTGCTAAAACAAACTCCACAACAAACCCTTCCGCAAGATTttgcacaatttttttttaaaatataatttgacGCTGTAGCATTTAAGGAATAGTTTCGACGTTTTCTTGTCtttaaatgagaagattgacaACACATTCATATTTGTATCTGTCCACAAGGCAAACCAAATGTACACAAAAGTACGTGGGCAAGGGTGGCCTCGTATACCTTTGGTCAAATAATGAAGCTGCCTACACAAATATTGCATACTGATATTTGTTCCAAGACAAATTAATACATTATAATGATTTGGTTTTGGTTATAAATTAATTCTACACGCAGTGTTAGTAAAGGATAGTTGCTGTAGCTAAATTGACTTGTCCCTGAAGTCAAATTTTATAAACTAAACGGTTATGATATGATCTGTTCACCACTTATACAATGCCCACacgtctttgtctctttctctctctccctgccattcaaaataaaagattagAGAGTATCATGCAAATGAAAGTGTATCTTTATGCTCACTGTTACAGCTCCTCACTTTCAAGGGAGACAATTGCCTAGTTTTCACAGTCTGGTCCACAGGTAAAAGCCTTTCTTGGGAAATGTTTTACAAATTGAGAGATGagacaaaaatataaacatctGGAAAGGGAGCTGAACAAATCCTGATTGATCTCACCGgaccatacagtacattaaccAATAAACCAATTATGAGGATCCATCTTTACCTCTGGCTTCTGCCTATGTAAGTCAAACTTAATATggataatattaatattaattgtattgagctgtatttttttcttgccactTCTCCACATTCTGAATAAAAGAGTGTGCTTTTCCCACATCATTTAGTATGGTTTGAAAAAATTAAGCAAGTGTTTGTTAGATTTTTTGACAGTGGTCCTGTTGTTAGTTGCTTGTTAAAGAactatttaaacttttttttcttccgttGAAATGTTCAAATTAGCTAATATCATGTCTTCTCCCACCAGTATAACCACCTGTTCTGGTTCAGGGACAGGTTTCAATGATGTACCAAGCCTAGATCCAGAATTGTATAACCTGAACTGGATGAAATCTATACCTGACAAAACTCCAGTATCTGCTATCTCCATTCCTGGAACACATGAAAGCTTATCATTACATGGAGGACCACTTGCTAAATGTCAAGTTTGGACCTTAAAAGACCAACTTAATGTGGGAATACGGTATTTTGATGTACATGTTGGGATTTGGCTGCTCACCCAAAACCACATTTATATCCGGGACAGACACTGGATGTTTTCGCAACACATTCAATTTGATGAAGTCCTAGGGACGGTTTCAGATTTCCTCACAGTCCACAGTACTGAGACTGTGCTGTTGAAAGTTACACTAAGAGGGTTATACAAGAGGAAAGTTGAAGAGGAACTGCTCAAAAAATTaattcaaaaattcaaaaagaagATATGGAATAAGTTGTCGGTACCGAACATGGAACAGGCAAGGGGCAAGATTGTTTTTCTCCAGAGTAACATGTTCAATGCTGGAACATTAAATCATGAATCATTTTTCATCAAATATAACAAGCTAATCAatgttgaagaaaaaataaagcaaatcaAGCCACACCTCTGTGACCATCACATTGTATTGACTGACAGTGCAGCATCAAGGTTTGAAAGTCCTAAAAATGTGGCTAAAAAAGTTAACAAACAGCTTAATAACTTGGTGgtaaaacataagaaaaactcCTTAAATCaaggttgcttaggtgtcttaAGCATGGACTTCCCCAGTGTTGATCTTGTTAAAAACATCATTCAACTAAAACCATGTAATTGTGGTAAAGGTaaagaaaaaggacaaagacCTGATGGAGACATGCCTATACCTGAAACTACACCTGAAACATCACCGACATTTGGTAAGGATCCTGAACCAACACTGGAAACAGACCTTGCCCCAGAATCACCCAAATCTCCGCAGGATATAGAATTAACACCTGAACCAGAAAATCCATCATCTGGGCAGGATTCCGAACCAACACCTGAACCAGAATCAATAAAATCTGGGCTAGATTCAGTACCAACGCCTGAACAAAAATCATCAACAGCTGGGCAAGATTCAGAAGAAACAACTGCCCCAGAATTAACAACATCTGGGCCGGATTTGGAACCAACACCTGCATTAGAATCTGTAACATCTGGGCAGGATTCAGAACCAACACCTTCCCCAGAATCCCAAACATCTGGTCTAGGTTCAGAACCAACGTCGGCACCAAAATCTCCAACTTCAGGGCAGGATTCGGATTCAACTCCTGCACTAGATTCACCAACATCTGGGAAGGATCCTGAACCAACACctgcaccagaatcaccaacatCTGAGTATGAACCTGAGccaacagctgcaccagaatcaccaaaATCTAGGCCGGATTCTGAaccaacagctgcaccagaatcaccaacatCTGGGCCGGATCCTGAAGCAACAGCTCTACCAGAATCACTAACATCTGTGCAGGATCATGAaccaacagctgcaccagaaCCACCGACATCTGGGAAGGATACTGAGCCAACAGCCGCACCAGAATCTCCACCATCTGGTCAGGATCCTGAACCAACAGTtgcaccagaatcaccaacatCTGAGCATGAACCTGAGCCAACAGTtgcaccagaatcaccaacatCTGGGCCGGATCCTGAACTGACAgctgcaccagaatcaccaacatTTGGGCAGGATACTGAACCAACATCTGCACCAGAATTACCAACATCTGAGCATGAACCTGAGccaacagctgcaccagaatcaccaacCTCTGAGCATGATCCTGAGccaacagctgcaccagaatcaccaacatCTGAGCATGATCCTGAaccaacagctgcaccagaatcaccaacatCTGAGCATGATCCTGAGCCAACATCTGCACCAGACTCACCAACATCTGAGCATGATCCTGTGccaacagctgcaccagaatCAACATCATCTGGGCTGGATCCTGAACCAACATCTGCACCAGAATCAGCAACATCTGAGCATGAACCTGAGccaacagctgcaccagaatcaccaacatCTGGGCCGGATCCTGAaccaacagctgcaccagaatcaccaacatCTGGGCCGGATCCTGAaccaacagctgcaccagaatcaccaacatCAGAGCATGATCCTGAGCCAACCgctgcaccagaatcaccaacatCTGAGCATGATCCTGAGccaacagctgcaccagaatcaccaacatCTGAGCATGATCCTGAACCAACTgctgcaccagaatcaccaacatCTGAGCATGATCCTGAGccaacagctgcaccagaatcaccaacatCTGAGCATGATCCTGAGCCAACAGCCGCACCAGAATCACCACCATCTGGGCAGGATCCTGAaccaacagctgcaccagaatcaccaacatCTGGGCCGGATCCTGAACCAACAGTtgcaccagaatcaccaacatCTGAGCATGAACCTGAGCCAACCgctgcaccagaatcaccaCCATCTGGGCCGGATCCTGAACCGACAGCTGCACCAGAATTACCAACATCTGAGCATGAACCTGAGccaacagctgcaccagaatcaccaCCATCTGGGCCGGATCCTGAACCGACAgctgcaccagaatcaccaacatCTGGGCCGGATCCTGAACCAACAGCTGTACCAGAATCACCGACATCTGGGCAGGATACTGAACCAACCGCTGCATCAGAATCACCAACATCTGATCATGATCCTGAACCAACCgctgcaccagaatcaccaCCATCTGGGCAGGATCCTGGaccaacagctgcaccagaatcaccaCCATCTGGGCCGGATCCTGAACCAACAGTTGCACCAGAATCAAACAACATCTGAGCATGAACCTGAGccaacagctgcaccagaatcaccaacatCTGGCAGATAACTGAACCGACAGCTGCACCGAAATCACCAAATCTGGCATGAACCTAGCCAGCAGCTGCACCAGAATCATACCATCTGGGCCGGATCCTGAAACACAGCTGTACCAGAATCACCGACATCTGGCAGGATATGACAACCACAGGACCAGAATCACCAACATCTGAGATGATCCTGAGCCAACACgctgcaccagaatcaccaacatCTGATCATGATCCTGAaccaacagctgcaccagaaCATCACCCATCTGGGCAGGATCCTGAaccaacagctgcaccagaatcaccaCCATCTGGGGGATCCTGAaccaacagctgcaccagaatcaccaacatCTGAGCATGAACTGAGCCAACAGCACTGCACCAGAATCACAACATCTGGCCGGATCCTGAaccaacagctgcaccagaCACACAACATCTGGGCAGAATCTGAACCGACAgctgcaccagaatcaccaacatCTGAGCATGAACTGAGCCAGCAgctgcaccagaatcaccaacatCTGGGCAGGATACTGAACCAACATctgcaccagaatcaccaacatCTGAGCATGATACTGAGccaacagctgcaccagaatcaccaacatCTGAGCATGATCCTGAGCCAACACctgcaccagaatcaccaacatCTGAGCATGATCCTGAGccaacagctgcaccagaatcaccaacatCTGGGCAGGATACTGAAACAgctgcaccagaatcaccaacatCTGGGCCGGATCCGAaccaacagctgcaccagaatcaccaacatCTGGGCAGAATACTGAACCGACATctgcaccagaatcaccaacatCTGAGCATGATCCTGAGccaacagctgcaccagaatTACCAACATCTGGGCAGGATACTGAACCAACATctgcaccagaatcaccaacatCTGAGCATGATCCTGAGccaacagctgcaccagaatcaccaCCATCTGAGCATGATCCTGACccaacagctgcaccagaatcaccaCCATCTGGTCAGGATCCTGAaccaacagctgcaccagaatcaccaacatCTGGGCAGGATACTGAACCAACCgctgcaccagaatcaccaacatCTGAGCATGATCCTGAGCCAACAGCttcaccagaatcaccaacatCTGAGCATCAACTTGAGccaacagctgcaccagaatcaccaacaGCTGGGCCGGATCCTGAACCAACAACTGCACTAGAATCACCAACATCTGAGCATGATCCTGAGccaacagctgcaccagaatTACCACCATCTGGTCAGGATCCtgaaacaacagctgcaccagaatcaccaacatCTGAGCATGAACCTGAGccaacagctgcaccagaatcaccaacatCTGGGCCGGATCCTGAACCGACAgctgcaccagaatcaccaacatCTGGGCAGGATAATGAaccaacagctgcaccagaaCCACCAACATCTGGGCCGGATCCTGAaccaacagctgcaccagaatcaccaacatCTGAACATGAACCTGAGccaacagctgcaccagaatcaccaacatCTGGGCCGGATCCTGAACCGACAgctgcaccagaatcaccaacatCTGGGCAGGATACTGAACTAACAGCTGCAACAGAATCACCAACATCTGAGCATGAACCTGAGccaacagctgcaccagaatcaccaCCATCTGGGCAGGATCCTGAACCTAAAGCTGCACCAGAATCACTCAACATCTGAACAGGATCCTGAaccaacagctgcaccagaatcaccaCCATCTGGGCCGGATCCTGAaccaacagctgcaccagaatcaccaacatCTGAGCATGAACCTGAGCCAACAGCTAAACCAGAATCACCAACATCTGGGCCGGATCCTGAaccaacagctgcaccagaatcaccaacatCTGGGCAGAATACTGAACCGACAgctgcaccagaatcaccaacatCTGAGCATGAACCTGAGCCAGCAgctgcaccagaatcaccaacatCTGGGCCGAATCCTAAACCAACAActgcaccagaatcaccaacatCTGGGCAGGATACTGAACCAAAATctgcaccagaatcaccaacatCGACCATGATACTGAGccaacagctgcaccagaatcaccaacatCTGAGCATGATCCGAGCCAACACCTGCACCAGAATCACCACATCTGGTCATGATCCTGACCAACAGCTGCACAGAATCACCAACATCTGGGCAGGATATGAAACCACgctgcaccagaatcaccaacatCTGAGCATGATCCTGAGCATCAGtgcaccagaatcaccaacatCTGAGCATGAACTGCGCACAACgctgcaccagaatcaccaacatGGGCCGGATCCTGTACCAACAACTGCACCAGAATCACCACATCTGAGCATGTACGAGCCAACGCTGCACCAGAATACCACCCATGGTCAGGATCCTGAaccaacagctgcaccagaatcaccaacatCTGAGCATGAACCTGAGccaacagctgcaccagaatCACAACATCTGGGCCAGATCTGAACAGACAGGTGCATCAGAATCACCAACATCTGGCAGGATACTGAaccaacagctgcaccagaaACCAAACATCTGGGCGGATCCTGAaccaacagctgcaccagaatcaccaacatCTGACATGAACCGAGCCAACAGCTACACCAGATACCAACATCTGGGCCGGATCCTGAACCACAgctgcaccagaatcaccaacatCTGGGCAGGATACTGAACTAACAGTGCACCAGAATCCCCAACATCTGGAGGATGTAAACACAGCTGCACCAGAATCCCAACATCTGAGCATGAACCTGAGccaacagctgcaccagaatcaccaCCATCTGGGCCGGATCCTGAACCAACAGTtgcaccagaatcaccaacCTCTGGGCAGGATACTGAACCAACAGCTGCACAGAATCACCAACATTGAGCTGATCATGTGccaacagctgcaccagaatCAACATCCTCTGGGCTTGATCCTGAaccaacagctgcaccagaatCACAATCTCGAGCATGAACCTGAGccaacagctgcaccagaatcaccaCCATCTGGGCCGGATCCTGAACCAACAGTtgcaccagaatcaccaacCTCTGGGCAGGATACTGAaccaacagctgcaccagaatcaccaacatCTGAGCATGATCATGTGccaacagctgcaccagaatCAACATCCTCTGGGCTTGATCCTGAaccaacagctgcaccagaatcaccaaTATCTGAGCATGAACCTGAGCCAACAGCTGCAACAGAATCACCAACATCTGGGNNNNNNNNNNAaccaacagctgcaccagaatCACTAACATCTGTGCAGGATCCTGAACCAACAGCCtcaccagaatcaccaacatCTGAGCATGACCTAAAGGTAACACCTGAGTCAGACCACACAAATAATGATGAACACTCACGTGAACCTGAGCACACACCACAGCTGATAAATCCACCGGCCACTCTGCCTGCAACAGTACCTGAGTTATATCCAGCTGTGCTTCCTAAAATCCCTATTAAAGTACAGCACAAGCTTGGACCACAGTGGAGGATGCGTAATTGTCTCAGAGGGTAAATCAAGTTTGATATGtaacattaaattaattacattatgTTTCAAAATTTGGGAAATGAAAACTTGGAATTGTTTTGTTCTGAAAACTTTAATAAAGTGTAAAGACTTCTATTTCATTGTCATCTATTTACCTACTTTGACTAATATTCACATGCattgttaaaaataacaatgcagGTATACTGGAAGAGAAAAAGTAAAGTGTTTAAAGATTACACACTTAATGTTAGTGTAAAATCCTTA
Above is a window of Etheostoma spectabile isolate EspeVRDwgs_2016 chromosome 14, UIUC_Espe_1.0, whole genome shotgun sequence DNA encoding:
- the oscp1a gene encoding protein OSCP1a isoform X1, which gives rise to MSERTLPLVLINLGGEMLYILDQRLHALNTSDDNSEKGVWSENDRKRVMNDIVGTMFGKTFMDELLKPQQLYSHRTMKTVLTRLAHASIMRLNPASMDRLYELMVMAFKYQVLLCPRPKDLLLITYNHIDTIREFVKDTPVVGNKVDETHRKIIEIYSSLPEGEFQLLRQTLLIFFQDMHVRVSLFLKNQLQNPNGRFVLSTSGPVPYGMDVPGLIRTFDRKGREVRRSEFPTGGSYTSPIRKGCFDLHGDRVIRLGMNMYTINHPEETHTSKAHSVKTDDTPNLLAKEELNLLARLMGSMKADDTPKTETGFRINLFTTDQEEEEAEASSGAEEPLFGVINIQAMQDEQAATQLAEIAGQFAEGEEQPENLSSSKGDELLAMMDDL
- the oscp1a gene encoding protein OSCP1a isoform X3, coding for MSERTLPLVLINLGGEMLYILDQRLHALNTSDDNSEKGVWSENDRKRVMNDIVGTMFGKTFMDELLKPQQLYSHRTMKTVLTRLAHASIMRLNPASMDRLYELMVMAFKYQVLLCPRPKDLLLITYNHIDTIREFVKDTPVVGNKVDETHRKIIEIYSSLPEGEFQLLRQTLLIFFQDMHVRVSLFLKNQLQNPNGRFVLSTSGPVPYGMDVPGLIRTFDRKGREVRRSEFPTGGSYTSPIRKGCFDLHGDRVIRLGMNMYTINHPEETHTSKAHSVKTDDTPNLLAKEELNLLARLMGSMKADDTPKTETGFRINLFTTDQEEEEACGSFKRR
- the oscp1a gene encoding protein OSCP1a isoform X2, producing the protein MSERTLPLVLINLGGEMLYILDQRLHALNTSDDNSEKVMNDIVGTMFGKTFMDELLKPQQLYSHRTMKTVLTRLAHASIMRLNPASMDRLYELMVMAFKYQVLLCPRPKDLLLITYNHIDTIREFVKDTPVVGNKVDETHRKIIEIYSSLPEGEFQLLRQTLLIFFQDMHVRVSLFLKNQLQNPNGRFVLSTSGPVPYGMDVPGLIRTFDRKGREVRRSEFPTGGSYTSPIRKGCFDLHGDRVIRLGMNMYTINHPEETHTSKAHSVKTDDTPNLLAKEELNLLARLMGSMKADDTPKTETGFRINLFTTDQEEEEAEASSGAEEPLFGVINIQAMQDEQAATQLAEIAGQFAEGEEQPENLSSSKGDELLAMMDDL
- the LOC116701747 gene encoding 1-phosphatidylinositol phosphodiesterase-like, whose protein sequence is MFKLANIMSSPTSITTCSGSGTGFNDVPSLDPELYNLNWMKSIPDKTPVSAISIPGTHESLSLHGGPLAKCQVWTLKDQLNVGIRYFDVHVGIWLLTQNHIYIRDRHWMFSQHIQFDEVLGTVSDFLTVHSTETVLLKVTLRGLYKRKVEEELLKKLIQKFKKKIWNKLSVPNMEQARGKIVFLQSNMFNAGTLNHESFFIKYNKLINVEEKIKQIKPHLCDHHIVLTDSAASRFESPKNVAKKVNKQLNNLVVKHKKNSLNQGCLGVLSMDFPSVDLVKNIIQLKPCNCGKGKEKGQRPDGDMPIPETTPETSPTFGKDPEPTLETDLAPESPKSPQDIELTPEPENPSSGQDSEPTPEPESIKSGLDSVPTPEQKSSTAGQDSEETTAPELTTSGPDLEPTPALESVTSGQDSEPTPSPESQTSGQDSDSTPALDSPTSGKDPEPTPAPESPTSEYEPEPTAAPE